One genomic segment of Streptomyces sp. TLI_146 includes these proteins:
- a CDS encoding TetR/AcrR family transcriptional regulator — translation MTNSDAPAPAEPQRRAPAGAAVLRSDVTEAIRKAVFEELAAVGFARMSIEGIARRAGVGKTAVYRRWKSKLSLVLDLVSAFAAQGLPVPHTGSLYGDIRALLAVASLALRHPVASQVIPDLLVESVRHPEIADAIKKALLDGQKGVAAVVVREAVERGELPEGADPDRALDLIVGPLYWRLVVVRGDLPKGYLDDLATSAVAALKATG, via the coding sequence ATGACCAACTCGGACGCCCCGGCCCCCGCAGAACCCCAGCGCCGCGCCCCGGCCGGCGCCGCCGTGCTGCGCTCGGACGTGACCGAGGCCATCCGCAAGGCCGTCTTCGAGGAGCTGGCGGCGGTCGGCTTCGCCCGGATGTCGATCGAGGGCATCGCGCGCCGCGCCGGAGTGGGCAAGACGGCCGTCTACCGCCGCTGGAAGTCCAAGCTGAGCCTGGTCCTCGACCTGGTGTCCGCCTTCGCCGCACAGGGCCTTCCCGTGCCTCACACGGGCTCGCTGTACGGGGACATCCGGGCACTGCTCGCGGTGGCCTCGCTCGCCCTGCGCCACCCGGTCGCCTCCCAGGTGATCCCGGACCTGCTCGTCGAGTCCGTCCGGCACCCGGAGATCGCCGACGCCATCAAGAAGGCGCTCCTCGACGGCCAGAAGGGCGTCGCGGCGGTCGTCGTGCGCGAGGCCGTGGAGCGCGGCGAGCTCCCCGAGGGCGCCGACCCGGACCGGGCCCTCGACCTGATCGTCGGCCCGCTGTACTGGCGGCTGGTGGTGGTCCGGGGCGACCTGCCGAAGGGGTACCTGGACGATCTGGCCACGTCGGCGGTGGCGGCACTGAAGGCGACGGGCTGA
- a CDS encoding ABC transporter permease, whose translation MSQTAAPPAPPAPAQDTRPVDPDQGLGAAELAAKYGLTVSGARPSLKEYVQQLWERRHFISAFATAKLTAQYSEAKLGQIWQLMTPLLNATVYYFIFGILMGTKQGVPDYIPFLVTGVFIWTFTANSIMSGTRAITGNMGLVRALHFPRASLPIALALQQLQQLLFSIAALAMILVAVGVYPAVSWLIAVPALVLQAMFNTGLSLAMARVASKTPDISQLMPFVLRTWMYVSGVMWSLPQLMTRSSLPDGLVKVLQYNPAAVYIDLMRFALIHSFKAKQLPPHVWAVAGGWALLALVAGFIYFWKAEETYGRG comes from the coding sequence GTGAGCCAGACCGCAGCCCCGCCGGCCCCGCCGGCCCCCGCGCAGGACACCCGGCCCGTCGACCCCGACCAGGGCCTGGGCGCAGCCGAACTGGCCGCCAAGTACGGCCTGACGGTCAGCGGCGCCCGGCCGTCCCTGAAGGAGTACGTCCAGCAGCTCTGGGAGCGCCGCCACTTCATCTCGGCGTTCGCCACCGCCAAGCTCACCGCGCAGTACAGCGAGGCGAAGCTGGGCCAGATCTGGCAGCTGATGACCCCGCTGCTCAACGCGACGGTCTACTACTTCATCTTCGGCATCCTGATGGGCACCAAGCAGGGCGTCCCGGACTACATCCCGTTCCTGGTCACCGGTGTCTTCATCTGGACCTTCACCGCCAACTCGATCATGTCGGGCACGCGCGCGATCACCGGCAACATGGGCCTGGTGCGCGCCCTGCACTTCCCGCGCGCGTCCCTGCCCATCGCGCTCGCGCTCCAGCAGCTCCAGCAGCTGCTCTTCTCCATCGCCGCGCTCGCGATGATCCTGGTCGCCGTCGGCGTCTACCCGGCCGTGTCCTGGCTGATCGCCGTCCCCGCGCTGGTCCTCCAGGCCATGTTCAACACCGGTCTGTCGCTCGCCATGGCCCGGGTCGCCAGCAAGACCCCGGACATCTCGCAGCTGATGCCGTTCGTCCTGCGCACCTGGATGTACGTCTCGGGCGTCATGTGGAGCCTGCCGCAGCTGATGACCCGCAGCTCGCTGCCGGACGGCCTGGTGAAGGTCCTCCAGTACAACCCGGCCGCCGTCTACATCGACCTGATGCGCTTCGCGCTGATCCACAGCTTCAAGGCGAAGCAGCTCCCGCCGCACGTCTGGGCGGTCGCGGGCGGCTGGGCGCTCCTCGCCCTCGTCGCCGGGTTCATCTACTTCTGGAAGGCAGAGGAGACCTACGGCCGTGGCTGA